A single genomic interval of Nitratidesulfovibrio sp. SRB-5 harbors:
- a CDS encoding AsmA family protein, whose product MNRTFKLVAAAIGALVILAAAAIAIVVATINPNDYKGRIADAARSATGRELVFDGDLSLSFFPWLGVAFGPMHLGNPPDFPKAGAPSAAPGDDDIFLSIKGGGLRVAFMPLLSKRVEVAELMLDGLYLNLVRAADGRTNWDFAKPGQTPAAPAAPSPQSAQPAQPSASGGAPLAVAVDTLSVKGASLSFRDLGTGQQFRARDLNVNVNGLAPGGDPADIRLAVAMSGQKPDIDADLALAARVQSDLDGSVLRIDGLTITLTSKGGVVPAGIGKVELAGDLTVHTVPQRVDIARLSLSTPTLKVGANGTAALGAQSFEGLVTLAGSPRKALESLGTPVRTADPKVLDALDLKLDVQAAPAKVDVRSITGKLDDTAIQGKASAVPGAVQVIRAELTLDAIDVDRYLPPEGDKGKATEKGAAPTTGKGGKDGKDGKAAPQDGTAEAKKSLRTIDADVTFKAGRLVASKVPMTNVLVRLVADKGLVRINPLQLNLGGGSVNGDITADTRAEATKSRIVTTVKGVEVGELQQAALGKRHLSARTDVKTDLTATGDDWNAAKHTLAGTASLAMTQGTIHGFQIIPEGIKGAESKRAGASGQKFDSLTASVRADKGVVSNKDLKFVSPGIGATGAGTADLGRNVVDYAATLDVTGLPKIPIKISGALDSPSYGVDPAKMLMNTLEGAGGVIQAPVEKGGEAVKGIGGAIKGLLPGQKQ is encoded by the coding sequence ATGAACAGAACGTTCAAACTCGTGGCCGCCGCCATCGGCGCCCTGGTCATCCTTGCCGCCGCGGCCATCGCCATCGTGGTGGCCACCATCAATCCCAACGACTACAAGGGCCGCATCGCGGACGCCGCGCGCTCTGCCACGGGCCGCGAACTGGTCTTCGACGGCGACCTTTCGCTGTCCTTCTTCCCGTGGCTGGGGGTGGCCTTCGGCCCCATGCACCTCGGCAATCCGCCGGACTTCCCCAAGGCTGGCGCCCCGTCCGCCGCACCGGGAGATGATGACATCTTCCTGAGCATCAAGGGCGGCGGGCTGCGCGTGGCCTTCATGCCCCTGCTGTCCAAGCGGGTGGAGGTGGCGGAGCTGATGCTGGACGGGCTGTACCTGAACCTGGTGCGCGCCGCCGATGGCCGCACCAACTGGGACTTCGCCAAGCCCGGCCAGACCCCGGCGGCCCCTGCGGCCCCCTCCCCCCAGTCCGCGCAGCCTGCGCAGCCATCGGCCTCCGGCGGCGCGCCCTTGGCCGTGGCCGTGGACACCCTGTCCGTTAAGGGCGCCTCGCTGTCCTTCCGCGACCTGGGCACCGGGCAGCAGTTCCGCGCCCGCGACCTGAACGTCAACGTCAACGGCCTGGCCCCCGGCGGCGACCCCGCCGACATCAGGCTTGCCGTAGCCATGTCCGGCCAGAAGCCGGACATCGACGCGGACCTTGCCCTCGCCGCCAGGGTGCAGTCCGATCTGGACGGCTCGGTGCTGCGCATCGACGGCCTGACCATCACCCTTACCTCCAAGGGCGGCGTGGTGCCCGCCGGAATCGGCAAGGTGGAACTGGCGGGCGACCTGACCGTGCACACCGTGCCGCAGCGCGTGGACATCGCCCGGCTGTCGCTGTCCACCCCCACCCTGAAGGTGGGCGCCAACGGCACCGCCGCGCTCGGTGCGCAGTCGTTCGAGGGGCTGGTCACCCTGGCCGGTTCGCCGCGCAAGGCGCTGGAATCGCTGGGCACCCCGGTGCGCACCGCCGACCCCAAGGTGCTGGACGCGCTGGACCTTAAGCTGGATGTGCAGGCCGCGCCCGCCAAGGTGGACGTGCGGTCCATCACCGGCAAGCTGGACGACACAGCCATTCAGGGCAAGGCATCCGCCGTGCCGGGCGCGGTGCAGGTGATCCGGGCGGAACTGACGCTGGACGCCATCGACGTGGACCGCTACCTGCCGCCGGAAGGGGACAAGGGCAAGGCGACCGAAAAGGGCGCGGCCCCGACCACCGGCAAGGGCGGCAAGGACGGCAAGGACGGCAAGGCGGCACCGCAGGACGGCACCGCAGAGGCCAAGAAGAGCCTGCGCACCATCGATGCGGATGTCACCTTCAAGGCCGGACGGCTGGTGGCCTCCAAGGTGCCCATGACCAACGTGCTGGTGCGCCTGGTGGCCGACAAGGGGCTGGTGCGCATCAACCCGCTGCAACTGAACCTGGGCGGCGGCTCGGTGAACGGCGACATCACCGCCGACACCCGCGCCGAGGCGACAAAGTCGCGCATCGTCACCACCGTGAAGGGGGTGGAGGTGGGCGAACTGCAACAGGCCGCGCTGGGCAAGCGGCACCTGTCGGCCCGCACCGACGTGAAGACCGACCTCACCGCCACCGGCGACGACTGGAACGCCGCCAAGCATACCCTGGCGGGCACGGCATCGCTGGCCATGACCCAGGGCACCATCCACGGCTTCCAGATCATCCCCGAAGGCATCAAGGGCGCGGAATCCAAGCGGGCCGGGGCGTCGGGCCAGAAGTTCGACAGCCTTACCGCGTCCGTCCGCGCCGACAAGGGCGTGGTCAGCAACAAGGACCTCAAGTTCGTTTCGCCGGGCATCGGCGCCACGGGCGCGGGCACGGCCGACCTTGGCCGCAACGTGGTGGACTACGCCGCCACGCTCGACGTCACCGGCCTGCCCAAGATACCCATCAAGATCAGCGGCGCGCTGGATTCGCCCAGCTACGGGGTGGACCCGGCCAAGATGCTGATGAACACCCTTGAAGGCGCTGGCGGCGTCATCCAGGCCCCGGTGGAAAAGGGCGGCGAGGCGGTAAAGGGCATCGGCGGGGCCATCAAGGGCCTGTTGCCGGGCCAGAAGCAATAG
- a CDS encoding peroxiredoxin, translated as MSELITAASLSGKAAPDFRLADASGASRGLSDFAGTWLVLYFYPKASTPGCTREARDFTCMLPDFAAAGAAVVGVSPDSPKAIGNFTLKQDLDVALLSDPDRAVAKAYGAFGTKMMYGKAVTGIVRSTFLIGPDGTVRAVWSPVKVDGHAQAVRDELRRLAGK; from the coding sequence ATGAGCGAACTGATCACCGCCGCCTCGCTGTCGGGCAAGGCGGCCCCCGACTTCCGGCTGGCGGACGCATCCGGCGCGTCGCGCGGCCTGTCCGACTTTGCCGGAACATGGCTGGTGCTCTACTTCTACCCCAAGGCCAGCACCCCCGGCTGCACCCGCGAGGCGCGCGACTTCACCTGCATGCTGCCCGACTTCGCGGCGGCGGGCGCGGCAGTGGTGGGGGTAAGCCCCGACTCTCCGAAAGCCATCGGCAACTTCACGCTGAAACAGGACCTGGACGTGGCCCTGCTGAGCGACCCGGACCGCGCGGTGGCCAAGGCCTATGGCGCTTTCGGCACCAAGATGATGTACGGCAAGGCGGTGACCGGCATCGTGCGCTCCACCTTTCTCATCGGGCCGGACGGCACGGTGCGGGCGGTGTGGTCGCCGGTGAAGGTGGACGGGCATGCCCAGGCGGTGCGGGACGAACTGCGGCGGCTGGCGGGGAAATAA
- a CDS encoding SDR family oxidoreductase: protein METTARNAIVTGGSRGIGRAIALRLAQDGFCVVVNYASNAPAALEVVDAIARTGGQAVAVPGDVGETGDVEGLFAAAHDAFGQVGVVVNSAGIMPMLPIAGGDTAAFEKVLRTNLTGTFNVLSRAANALTAGGRIIALSTSVIAKSFPGYGPYIASKAGVEGLVRVLANELRGRSITVNAVAPGPVATDLFLNGKTEEQIAAIGKLAPLERLGTPEEIAGVVSFLAGPEGGWVNAQVVRVNGGFA from the coding sequence ATGGAAACGACAGCCAGAAACGCCATCGTCACCGGCGGGTCGCGCGGCATAGGCCGAGCCATCGCCCTGCGTCTGGCGCAGGACGGATTCTGCGTGGTGGTCAACTACGCCAGCAACGCCCCCGCCGCCCTCGAGGTGGTGGACGCCATCGCCAGGACGGGCGGGCAGGCCGTGGCCGTGCCCGGCGACGTGGGCGAAACGGGCGACGTGGAGGGCCTGTTCGCCGCCGCGCACGATGCCTTCGGCCAGGTGGGCGTGGTGGTGAACAGCGCGGGCATCATGCCCATGCTGCCCATTGCCGGGGGCGACACCGCCGCCTTCGAAAAGGTGCTGCGCACCAATCTGACAGGCACCTTCAACGTGCTGTCCCGGGCGGCCAACGCGCTGACGGCGGGCGGGCGCATCATCGCCCTGTCCACCAGCGTCATCGCCAAGTCCTTTCCCGGCTACGGACCGTACATCGCCAGCAAGGCGGGGGTGGAAGGGCTGGTGCGGGTGCTGGCCAACGAACTGCGGGGGCGGTCCATCACCGTCAATGCCGTGGCGCCCGGCCCGGTGGCCACGGACCTGTTCCTGAACGGCAAGACCGAAGAGCAGATCGCCGCCATCGGCAAGCTGGCCCCGTTGGAGCGGCTGGGCACGCCGGAAGAGATCGCCGGCGTGGTGTCCTTTCTGGCCGGGCCGGAAGGCGGCTGGGTCAACGCCCAGGTGGTGCGGGTGAACGGCGGTTTCGCCTGA
- a CDS encoding nitroreductase family protein, which translates to MTDPNVSDASRVVLDALHQRRSIRRFTGEPVTRDEIVAMLDAARWAPSGLNNQPWRFLVVQPGDPRQEALAGCTKYARIVRDAGVLVAVFLDRETCYHPMKDHQGAGACIQNLLLAAHALGLGAVWLGEIVNQAEQVEQALGLPAGRYEFMALIAAGRPAQRGSSDRVPLENLLLEAL; encoded by the coding sequence ATGACAGACCCTAATGTTTCCGATGCATCCCGCGTCGTGCTCGACGCCCTGCACCAGCGGCGCAGCATCCGTCGCTTCACCGGAGAGCCGGTCACCCGCGACGAGATCGTGGCCATGCTGGACGCGGCCCGCTGGGCTCCCAGCGGCCTGAACAACCAGCCGTGGCGCTTTCTGGTGGTGCAACCCGGCGACCCCCGTCAGGAGGCGCTGGCGGGCTGCACCAAATACGCCCGCATCGTGCGCGACGCCGGGGTGCTGGTGGCCGTGTTCCTCGACCGCGAGACCTGCTACCACCCCATGAAGGACCATCAGGGCGCGGGCGCCTGCATCCAGAACCTGCTGCTGGCCGCCCATGCCCTGGGCCTTGGCGCGGTGTGGCTGGGCGAGATCGTCAACCAGGCGGAGCAGGTGGAGCAGGCCCTGGGCCTGCCCGCCGGACGGTATGAATTCATGGCCCTCATCGCGGCCGGGCGCCCTGCCCAGCGCGGCTCGTCCGACCGCGTCCCCCTTGAAAATCTGCTGCTGGAGGCCCTGTGA
- a CDS encoding flavodoxin family protein — protein MNASIIPARALSCSPRANGNSDKLAALFARGFAEAGGNIEVTLMRQYEVRPCVSCYRCQHDPNGWCFLEGTDRSAPLFSMLHEAPALFFAAPVFFYHLPAMFKAFIDRGQSYWLRREAGDPLLLSLPRRTAWVALVAGRKKGEHIFDGSLLTLRYFLAAFNITLAEPLLLAGYDGPDDIANDPATCARVLEYGGNAARAMFDGQAMAVNL, from the coding sequence ATGAACGCAAGCATCATTCCTGCCCGGGCGTTGTCATGCAGCCCGCGCGCCAACGGCAACAGCGACAAGCTGGCCGCCCTGTTCGCGCGCGGATTCGCCGAGGCTGGCGGCAACATAGAGGTCACGCTGATGCGCCAGTACGAGGTGCGCCCCTGCGTGTCCTGCTACCGCTGCCAGCACGATCCCAACGGCTGGTGCTTCCTGGAGGGCACCGACCGCAGCGCGCCGCTGTTCTCCATGCTGCACGAGGCCCCCGCGCTGTTCTTTGCCGCGCCGGTGTTCTTCTACCACCTGCCCGCCATGTTCAAGGCGTTCATCGACCGGGGGCAGTCGTACTGGCTGCGGCGCGAGGCGGGCGACCCCCTGCTGCTGTCCCTGCCGCGCCGCACGGCCTGGGTGGCCCTGGTGGCCGGGCGCAAGAAGGGCGAACACATCTTTGACGGCAGCCTGCTGACGTTGCGCTACTTCCTGGCGGCGTTCAACATCACCCTGGCCGAGCCGCTGCTGCTGGCGGGCTATGATGGTCCGGACGACATCGCCAATGATCCGGCAACCTGCGCGCGGGTGCTGGAATACGGCGGCAACGCCGCGCGGGCCATGTTCGACGGTCAGGCCATGGCCGTGAACCTGTAG
- a CDS encoding tetratricopeptide repeat protein: MWQVPLTRRDLIAFEHRLRDAMARVLPFKAYSLYFPRAASGPEPLWLPQERKLLVPLMHQGQQLGVFVARGVPARTARALSPVLPGLAGLCLENLQLYKASLTDPVTGLATRQHLLDAIAREVDCIRDCFSTASEGKCDLAAGHRASMGVIAVRLGSLREVARDHGYVFADRLIAALAEELRRAAPEQALAARTGDFEFALFVPAGTSGGCRKLAVDMVRRLRGVTITCGLTDEPVGVAVSAGFAVYPQDMEGAAFARDHGEQARVLLRKARLAAAVAVEAAAPSGLSVPSAGEGDGKGGDAAPGVPVMGFSRILAEGGRVLETLPLSRVVLSLGGNMNAREGQRFSVWSVAYPVRGGSQEPRQPLYKGEVVLMEVRDNTSLAEIMHVGDPTWPVEPGDRLTLLPEEKGVTVRDGGGEAPRTDPLTGLFRHGDFLARWSAERERCDAFALALIRLSDEGREPEGRAAHPEQLMAEAAQLCRDLLGPQALGGRYGLNSLIFFHPGMTADGTEGAQGARETYAALCDELERRLRIGAAVGVACHPYLSYRKADALENCLKALEYAMLLPAPRVGVLDSLALNISADKRYSLGDTFGAIEEYKLALLADEGNTMAWNSLGVCMAGLGRHSEARRHFGEALTRKPGDPMALYNLGTVCQSEGEATEARDCFRKCLRNAPGHVYALIRLGQLAEGEKRFAQARQYYTKAAKLDGGAALTCRHLARLCMRQGRPDEAREHLHEALLHNPQDAIALQLMARLYLDGGEDPEIAEVMARQSVALRPDLKQGWLELARALQVRGRDHDAREALLRAGER, translated from the coding sequence ATGTGGCAGGTTCCACTTACCCGGCGCGACCTGATCGCCTTCGAACACCGTCTGCGCGATGCCATGGCCCGCGTGCTGCCCTTCAAGGCGTACAGCCTGTATTTTCCCCGTGCCGCCAGCGGCCCGGAACCGCTGTGGCTGCCGCAGGAGCGCAAGCTGCTGGTGCCCCTGATGCATCAGGGCCAGCAGTTGGGCGTGTTCGTGGCGCGCGGCGTGCCCGCGCGCACGGCGCGCGCGCTGTCGCCGGTGCTGCCGGGCCTGGCCGGGCTGTGCCTGGAAAACCTGCAACTGTACAAGGCCAGCCTGACCGACCCGGTGACGGGGTTGGCCACCCGCCAGCACCTGCTGGACGCCATAGCGCGCGAGGTGGACTGCATCCGTGACTGCTTTTCCACCGCGTCGGAGGGCAAGTGCGACCTGGCCGCCGGGCACCGGGCCAGCATGGGCGTCATCGCCGTGCGCCTGGGCAGCCTGCGCGAGGTGGCACGCGACCACGGCTACGTCTTTGCCGACCGGCTCATCGCCGCGCTGGCCGAGGAACTGCGCCGCGCCGCGCCGGAACAGGCCCTGGCCGCCCGCACCGGCGACTTCGAATTCGCCCTGTTCGTGCCCGCGGGCACGTCCGGCGGCTGCCGCAAGCTGGCCGTGGACATGGTGCGCCGCCTGCGCGGGGTGACCATCACCTGCGGGCTCACCGACGAGCCGGTGGGGGTGGCCGTTTCCGCCGGATTCGCCGTCTACCCGCAGGACATGGAAGGCGCGGCCTTTGCCCGCGACCATGGCGAGCAGGCCCGGGTGCTGCTGCGCAAGGCCCGCCTGGCCGCCGCCGTGGCCGTGGAGGCCGCCGCCCCGTCTGGCCTGTCCGTCCCGTCCGCCGGGGAGGGTGACGGCAAGGGGGGCGATGCCGCCCCCGGCGTGCCGGTGATGGGCTTTTCGCGCATTCTCGCCGAAGGGGGCCGGGTGCTGGAAACCCTGCCCCTGTCGCGGGTGGTACTGAGCCTTGGCGGCAACATGAACGCCCGCGAAGGGCAGCGCTTTTCCGTGTGGTCGGTGGCCTACCCCGTGCGCGGCGGCTCGCAGGAGCCGCGCCAGCCCCTGTACAAGGGCGAGGTGGTGCTGATGGAGGTGCGCGACAACACCTCGCTGGCCGAAATCATGCACGTGGGTGACCCCACCTGGCCGGTGGAACCCGGTGACCGGCTGACCCTGCTGCCCGAGGAAAAGGGCGTCACCGTGCGCGACGGCGGCGGAGAGGCTCCACGCACGGACCCCCTGACCGGGCTGTTCCGCCACGGCGACTTCCTTGCCCGCTGGAGCGCTGAGCGCGAACGCTGCGATGCCTTCGCCCTGGCGCTGATCCGCCTGTCTGACGAAGGCCGCGAGCCGGAAGGACGCGCCGCGCACCCCGAACAGCTCATGGCAGAGGCCGCCCAACTGTGCCGCGACCTGCTGGGTCCGCAGGCCCTGGGTGGGCGCTACGGCCTGAACAGCCTGATATTCTTCCATCCCGGCATGACGGCCGATGGAACGGAGGGGGCGCAAGGGGCGCGGGAAACCTACGCCGCCCTGTGCGACGAACTGGAACGCCGCCTGCGCATCGGGGCCGCCGTGGGGGTGGCCTGCCACCCGTACCTCAGCTACCGCAAGGCCGACGCGCTGGAAAACTGCCTGAAGGCCCTGGAATACGCCATGCTGCTGCCCGCGCCACGCGTGGGGGTGCTGGATTCGCTGGCCCTGAACATCAGCGCGGACAAGCGCTACAGCCTGGGCGACACCTTCGGGGCCATCGAGGAATACAAGCTGGCCCTGCTGGCGGACGAAGGCAACACCATGGCCTGGAACTCGCTGGGGGTGTGCATGGCCGGGCTGGGGCGGCATTCCGAGGCGCGGCGCCACTTCGGCGAGGCGCTGACGCGCAAGCCCGGCGACCCCATGGCCCTGTACAACCTGGGCACGGTGTGCCAGTCCGAGGGCGAAGCCACGGAGGCGCGCGACTGCTTCCGCAAGTGCCTGCGCAACGCGCCGGGGCACGTCTACGCCCTTATCCGCCTGGGGCAACTGGCCGAAGGCGAGAAGCGCTTCGCCCAGGCCCGGCAGTACTACACCAAGGCCGCGAAGCTGGACGGCGGCGCGGCGCTGACCTGCCGCCACCTGGCCCGGCTGTGCATGCGTCAGGGCCGCCCGGACGAGGCCCGCGAACACCTGCACGAGGCGCTGCTGCACAACCCGCAGGACGCCATTGCCTTGCAGCTCATGGCCCGGCTGTACCTGGACGGCGGCGAGGATCCGGAAATCGCGGAAGTAATGGCCCGGCAAAGCGTGGCCCTGCGGCCCGACCTGAAGCAGGGCTGGCTGGAACTGGCCCGCGCCCTGCAAGTGCGTGGCCGCGACCATGACGCCCGCGAGGCCCTGCTGCGCGCCGGGGAACGCTGA
- a CDS encoding MBL fold metallo-hydrolase, whose product MGPLETNGYLVHLNGAAVAVDPGGTPRPMLQYAEKNGLALTHILITHLHFDHIYGVAALVEASGAPVLASAADAFLMETELGRGGAFGFPRVTPFSYQPVEEGDLDLGAIACRALTTPGHTPGSLSFHFPQVGAVIVGDLLFHRSIGRTDFPGGDLDALRRSVVQKIFTLPDDTVVYPGHGPETTVGSEKLNNPYFTEFSL is encoded by the coding sequence ATGGGGCCGCTGGAGACCAACGGCTACCTCGTGCACCTGAACGGGGCCGCCGTGGCCGTGGACCCGGGCGGCACGCCGCGCCCCATGCTCCAGTACGCGGAAAAGAACGGGCTTGCGCTCACGCACATCCTGATCACCCACCTGCACTTCGACCACATCTACGGCGTGGCGGCCCTGGTGGAAGCCTCCGGCGCGCCGGTGCTGGCGAGCGCGGCCGACGCCTTCCTGATGGAGACGGAACTGGGCAGGGGCGGGGCCTTCGGCTTTCCGCGCGTGACGCCGTTCAGCTACCAGCCGGTGGAGGAAGGCGATCTGGACCTGGGCGCCATCGCCTGTCGCGCCCTGACCACGCCGGGCCATACACCGGGCAGCCTGTCGTTCCACTTTCCGCAGGTGGGCGCGGTGATCGTGGGCGACCTGCTGTTCCATCGGTCCATCGGTCGCACGGACTTTCCCGGCGGCGACCTGGACGCCCTGCGCCGCTCGGTGGTGCAGAAGATTTTCACCCTGCCCGACGACACCGTGGTCTACCCCGGTCACGGGCCGGAAACCACCGTGGGTTCCGAAAAATTGAACAACCCGTACTTCACGGAATTTTCCCTGTAG
- a CDS encoding ComF family protein — protein MHSLRARLAAWARACGLAEVRCAACGRPCEGHAATPCAAPCGGQSTASSAPAASPSHAPPLCPACTVALAPRRGGICPRCGAPHALATLPDSPCGHCLTSPPPWAAFRMHGLYEGTLRHLVLRVKFAEDHAAARVLGGLLATACHGLPRPDGVVPVPLHPERLRRRGCNQCLELARLPAAALGAPLRPGWLARVVPTRPQTGLSRQERRRNLRGAFAAHPDVRGRRILLVDDICTTGTTLARAVDCLLRAGAVAVDCAVAARTPAHPAHAARRG, from the coding sequence GTGCATTCCCTGCGAGCACGCCTTGCGGCGTGGGCGCGCGCCTGCGGTCTGGCGGAAGTGCGCTGCGCCGCCTGCGGCAGGCCGTGTGAAGGGCATGCCGCAACGCCTTGCGCTGCGCCGTGCGGCGGGCAATCCACCGCATCGTCCGCCCCGGCGGCATCCCCTTCCCATGCCCCGCCACTGTGCCCGGCCTGCACCGTGGCCCTTGCGCCGCGCCGGGGCGGCATCTGCCCGCGCTGCGGCGCGCCGCACGCCCTCGCCACCCTGCCGGATTCCCCCTGCGGCCATTGCCTGACGTCCCCGCCGCCCTGGGCCGCCTTTCGCATGCACGGCCTGTACGAAGGCACCCTGCGCCATCTGGTGCTGCGCGTGAAATTTGCCGAGGACCATGCCGCCGCGCGCGTGCTGGGCGGCTTGCTGGCCACGGCCTGCCACGGCCTGCCCCGGCCCGACGGGGTGGTGCCGGTGCCGCTGCATCCGGAACGCCTGCGCCGCAGGGGCTGCAACCAGTGCCTGGAGCTTGCCCGGCTGCCCGCCGCCGCTCTGGGCGCGCCGCTGCGCCCCGGCTGGCTGGCCCGCGTGGTGCCCACCCGCCCGCAGACCGGGCTTTCACGCCAGGAACGCCGCCGCAACCTGCGCGGGGCCTTCGCCGCGCATCCGGACGTGCGCGGCAGGCGCATCCTGCTGGTGGACGACATCTGCACCACCGGCACCACGCTGGCCCGCGCCGTGGACTGCCTGTTGCGGGCCGGTGCCGTGGCCGTGGACTGCGCCGTGGCGGCGCGTACGCCCGCCCATCCCGCACACGCCGCTCGGCGCGGATAG
- a CDS encoding Tim44 domain-containing protein, producing MTRTRIIACCLAVAVAFCLSMTDLADAKRLGGGKSFGGSPSYQRSFTPSQPSPSSPAGPNLNRQQQTQQPGPATPQQAPRSRFGGFGGILGGMLAGSLIGSLLFGGGFGGVGMMDMLLLALVAFMALKFFAARRGSAPAPASASGQPGGMRREADYGAQSGSGAGWDALRNAPATAADAQPASPGIPEGFDTEEFLRGAKLAYNRLQTSWDRRDLDDIAQFTTPEILKDITQQAQEDPGPSRTEVLYCNASVLSVTEEKDRSVATVFFDVLMREDAQADAPSQVREVWHFVRTGNEMWRLDGIQQVEM from the coding sequence ATGACCCGTACCCGGATTATTGCCTGTTGCCTGGCCGTGGCCGTGGCCTTTTGCCTGAGCATGACCGACCTTGCCGACGCCAAGCGCCTCGGCGGGGGCAAGTCGTTCGGCGGCAGCCCCAGTTACCAGCGCAGCTTTACCCCCAGCCAGCCTTCGCCTTCCTCGCCCGCAGGGCCCAATCTCAACCGGCAACAGCAGACCCAGCAGCCCGGCCCCGCCACGCCGCAGCAGGCCCCGCGCTCCCGCTTCGGCGGGTTCGGCGGCATTCTGGGCGGCATGCTGGCGGGCAGCCTGATCGGCTCGCTGCTGTTCGGCGGCGGCTTCGGCGGCGTGGGCATGATGGACATGCTGCTGCTGGCGCTGGTGGCCTTCATGGCGCTGAAGTTCTTTGCCGCACGGCGCGGCAGCGCCCCGGCCCCGGCCTCCGCTTCCGGCCAGCCCGGCGGCATGCGCCGCGAGGCCGACTACGGCGCCCAATCCGGCTCCGGTGCCGGGTGGGATGCCCTGCGCAATGCCCCGGCGACCGCCGCCGATGCGCAGCCCGCGTCGCCCGGCATTCCCGAGGGATTCGACACGGAAGAATTCCTGCGCGGGGCCAAGCTGGCCTACAACCGTCTGCAAACCTCGTGGGACCGGCGCGACCTGGACGACATCGCCCAGTTCACCACCCCCGAGATACTCAAGGATATCACCCAGCAGGCCCAGGAAGATCCCGGCCCCTCGCGCACCGAGGTGCTGTACTGCAATGCCAGCGTGCTCTCCGTCACCGAAGAGAAGGACCGCAGCGTGGCCACGGTGTTCTTCGACGTGCTGATGCGCGAGGACGCCCAGGCCGATGCGCCCAGCCAGGTGCGCGAGGTGTGGCACTTCGTGCGCACCGGCAACGAGATGTGGCGGTTGGACGGCATCCAGCAGGTGGAAATGTAG
- a CDS encoding response regulator: MRVLIVEDDFTSRKYLQTILSPYGACDIAVSGVEAVEAFATALNAQQPYDLVCLDIMLPEMDGQEALRRIRAMERERGVAPADEVPVVMTTALDDPRNVVEAYYKGGATSYVPKPIDRQLFVQMLKGLGVIR; the protein is encoded by the coding sequence ATGCGCGTGCTCATCGTCGAGGACGACTTTACCAGCCGCAAGTACCTGCAAACCATCCTGTCGCCTTACGGGGCCTGCGACATAGCCGTCAGCGGTGTCGAGGCGGTGGAGGCATTCGCGACCGCGTTGAACGCGCAGCAGCCGTACGACCTTGTCTGTCTGGACATCATGCTGCCCGAAATGGATGGACAGGAGGCCCTGCGGCGCATCCGCGCCATGGAGCGCGAGCGCGGGGTGGCCCCCGCCGACGAGGTGCCCGTGGTCATGACCACCGCTCTCGACGACCCGCGCAACGTGGTGGAGGCCTACTACAAGGGCGGGGCCACGTCGTACGTGCCCAAGCCCATCGACCGTCAACTGTTTGTGCAGATGTTGAAGGGGCTTGGCGTCATCCGCTAG
- a CDS encoding DUF4198 domain-containing protein, whose translation MQLRRLAGALALVLVTAAPALAHFGMIIPDAPVATAAKRSTTVTLSFSHPFEGHGMNMERPQAFGVVRVDGGKTERTDLLASLKETKVMGKAAWKTDFTFPRPGVYMFTMEPKLYWEPEEDCYIQHLTKVVVPAFGNEDGWDTPAGLKFEIIPLTRPFGNYAGGVFTGVAMLDGKPAPGVDVEVEYYNAQGKYAAPTEFHVTQVVKTDANGVFTVACPLPGWWGFAALTTAPEQVKGPDGAMKDVEIGAVLWTRFDAFKPAK comes from the coding sequence ATGCAGCTTCGCAGGCTTGCCGGCGCGCTGGCGCTGGTGCTCGTCACCGCGGCCCCGGCCCTTGCCCACTTCGGCATGATCATTCCCGACGCCCCGGTGGCCACCGCCGCCAAGCGTTCCACCACAGTCACCCTGTCGTTCTCCCATCCTTTCGAGGGGCACGGCATGAACATGGAACGTCCCCAGGCCTTCGGCGTGGTGCGGGTGGACGGCGGCAAGACCGAGCGCACCGACCTGCTGGCCTCGCTGAAGGAAACCAAGGTCATGGGCAAGGCCGCCTGGAAGACCGATTTCACCTTTCCCAGGCCCGGCGTGTACATGTTCACCATGGAGCCCAAGCTGTACTGGGAACCGGAAGAAGACTGCTACATCCAGCACCTGACCAAGGTGGTGGTGCCCGCCTTCGGCAACGAGGACGGCTGGGACACCCCGGCGGGGCTGAAGTTCGAGATCATTCCCCTTACCCGTCCCTTTGGGAATTACGCGGGCGGCGTGTTCACCGGCGTGGCCATGCTGGACGGCAAGCCCGCCCCCGGCGTGGACGTGGAAGTGGAATACTACAACGCCCAGGGCAAGTATGCCGCGCCCACCGAGTTCCACGTGACCCAGGTGGTCAAGACCGACGCCAACGGCGTGTTCACTGTGGCCTGCCCGCTGCCCGGCTGGTGGGGCTTTGCCGCGCTGACCACCGCGCCCGAGCAGGTCAAGGGGCCCGACGGCGCCATGAAGGACGTGGAAATCGGCGCGGTGCTCTGGACACGCTTCGACGCCTTCAAGCCCGCAAAATAG